The following nucleotide sequence is from Drosophila simulans strain w501 chromosome 3L, Prin_Dsim_3.1, whole genome shotgun sequence.
AACGGCTAATTGGGCCCTCTTTGGAATGCATTTTGCAGATGCCCAGACCCCGACGATAACAAAATTCCAGCCGCCTCCGACATCCTCCCCAGAGCCCAGTGCCAAGTGCCTGGCCTGCATGGCCACCACTGCCACGGATAATATTCCGGCAATCTGCAGGAACCGAGGACGACCGGAGGAGCCGTGCGGCATTTATCGCATCTCCCACGTCTACTGGCAGGACGCACTGCGGATAATTGACCCGGACGACTCACTCGCCCAGGGTAATGAATACACTCAGCGAAAATGCTTGGCAACAAAATTACAACAAGTCGAAAGTATAAGCCATATGGCTGTACGAAAGCAATTTTAAAGTACTCTACACCATTAATGtttccattaaatttaaatgacttCAATGTTTGCTTTACAATAACATCTTCAGTTTCAAGATTTTGTTGTAAATTTGTTCATGTGTAGCCTGTTGTTGTCAGGCTGCCACAAGCGTGTAATGTCCACCGACTAACCCATTTCCTACCTCTCACTCTTCAACCCACAGACTACGGAAGATGCGTGGTGGATGTCCAGTGCGCCGAGCGCATTGTGCGTAGCTATGTGCAGCGATATGGAGGCGAGGATTGCAATGGAGACGGACGGATCGAGTGTCGGGATCATGTGAGACTGCACATGAGAGGACCGGGCGGCTGCCACAGGCAGGAGCCACTGGGGAGCCTGGCTGAGAGGAGATTGGAAAACTGCTTGAAATACAGGGGGATTACTTAGAACCGACTGCTCGTTTATTGTTTCAACTGCAGGCGATGCATTATGGGCCGCCAGTAGAGGGTTAGAACAAAGAGGCCTATGAACTCGTGGAACAGCAGCAGGGCGGCGAACTTGTCATCGAACAACTTGGTCGAGGCCCTTCTTCCGCCCATGATGCACTGCACATGATACATCAGGAACTGCAAGTGATTTGTGGTTATGCGGCGGACAGTTGCAGGCtgggaaaatgcgaaaaatgctTACCATCATCACCACACAGCCGATACAGATTGCGAAGAGATAAAATCCCCAGCTCACGTCGAGAACCACATACAATACCAGGGAGTATATGCTCAGTGAGTAAGTGCCAGTTGCTAGAACATAAAGGTAGAGTCCGGTGCCTGTAAGGTCATACTTTGGCAGGATATTCGTTGATTATTGAACATCCTTTATCTGTACTAGCTTACCGCCATTAGAGCAGCTATAAGTGTACAAAACACAAATGCAAGGCTGACAATCAGAAGTCCGGCTAGCATATAAAGAACTCCCGAGGATATGATCaacacactgagagaaactaCCACACATTCCACCTTAATATGCTATGGGGTTACATTGTTAGGTAATTTAATTGTTAGAATACCCACGATAATAAACGTAATCAGCCAATTGACACAGGACATTTTCCTTAGCGGCATACTTAGGGAAAACAGGAAAAGTaggaaaatgccaaatacAAAAGCTAGGAGCAAAGCAGATGAGTGCTTGTTTACCAAGTCCAGAAACCAATCGCTAGTAGTGTTAACATAAATCGTTAAGTAAAAAGTTATTATCCAAATCTTACTGCAGCAGGGTTAGCACCAGGATCCAGTGAAAAAATCCTATCACAATGAAGACGCATAACTCCAGGATAACCCTTATGATATGTCTTCGCCTATCATCCACCGATTCCGAGTGGAAAAACGGCCAGATGGTTATATCTGCCTCGAACATGGCAAAAGAAAAAGTAGTTTGATTTTGGGCACCAGGCCGTCTGAGGCAAAGTAGCTCTGAGTTTCGTATAAAAAATTTACGCCATTCCCGGCATGGACACACTAATTGCACATCGAAATGGGCCGTCCAGAGCACAAAGTTGATGGAAGCGAATTAGAACAAACAATGACGACGATTCGGCGTACATAATTGAACTCGACAAAAGTTTATAATCTGGCAGCATCGCGAACAAATTGAACAACAACTCGCAAGTGTgtaataattaaaagtttgcGCAAAATGTAGCGGACAAACAAGCGGAGGGGAGACAAAAGTTTTGGCGCAAGTTTTAAATCATTTAGCAGGGCCGGACTAATTGCTGCCATGTCGCATTAATTTGTTGCGACTGATAGCGGGcaaacagtgcgtatgcgcaatgcatAAATTCATGATTTCCATCGTGGCCTACCTAAAGTTACAGGATTTGTCTGATTCTTAATCCCAGGATAAAGGTTCTTATGGCATAGTTTTGCGTATAATTCGAATACAAATCTAAGAACTTTTTGGTAATTCATGATTCATATATTTCTCTCTGTATATTATActtcacatttaattattttagccTTACCGACATCAATGCCCAAGTAAGTCGGCATTGTTTATCCCTAGGACGATGACGTTGATTTCTGCTTCGCCTGAGTCCTAATCTCTCGATTGCATGACAAGTGTACATAACTTTATTCAATCAAATGTGCAAATAGCGCATATTGCAAACAGAAATAGTCCAAATGAGCAGACAATATGCGGCATAGACAATCCGATAAGAAGCGACTCAGACTCGCGATTCGTGTTCATTAGTTATTGTCGATATTGAGCGCTGTTGATAAACATGGCTTGATTGTTTGATTGATTGGGGACCGACCGGCTGAACGGCTAAACTGCTGAATTGCTGCCAACTGGCCATGGCCAAGGACAAAAGAgtttcatttaaaaacaattaccaATTCGGTTGAATAACTCGATGCGCGCcgatatttttctttttcactgGTCCGTGTCAAAGGTGTCGTTCATCCACGATGGGAAAAGTGTGAGGGAAAGCTGAGCAGGGGCGGGAAAAGCCGCGGGGGGGTTCtcaaaattgattgctttattGCAGCACGGCGAGGAGATAGAATGGCAGAGATGGAGGTGAACTGAAAGTGGTGCAAAATTGATGGAATGCACTGCAAGTTGTGATAAGGATTTTTTGGCGCTCAACTTGGAAACTTTGCTGGGAACTTTTTCAGCTGGCAGAAGGATTAGGAGAGCTCCTCCCCAACCGTCTCTCTCCCGCTTGGTTAGTCCTTTGCAAACCTCTATCATTCATGATTTTCCAGCTTTCGCTTGTTTGCATTGCCAAGTCgaatgaaaatgtcaaaaagtgTAGCATACTCTCCGACTGCCAAGCTAACagcatttgccaaatgaaatttacatgacatggccaaaaagtgtgtgtgggtggggtGGGTGGTCGACTAAACCTGAAAGGGTTGCCATTTTCCCGCCTGGACACTCCGCTCAAGTCCCCGCCGGCAATCAAAAGTGTGCCACATAATTAAGTGTACATCAGAGATTAGCCACCGCCATCAACAAAAGCAAGACGGCCGCTGTCCCGCGGGGAAATTGTCCTGGTTTCTGGATCCTGGCGCCAACTCCTGGATCCCCATCCACATCGTCCTCGTAATTCCTGCCAAACGGCACTCTTTGAGCGCATACTTAAGCAGACATTGGCAATGACATGACTTACAACTGTTCGGGCGAACCGCTTTAATGTCTCTCTCATGGCTGCCGGCTAAAAGCCGAGGCgcttcattaattttattgccgCCCCTCGCCGCTCTCCTCTCCTCTCCTTTCCCCTCCTCATTTTGGAGGAGCTACACTTACAATTCCATTGCCTTTTCGCCTAGGCCGCCTGTTGTCTTTGCTTTGAAGTTCCCTCGGCTGTGGGAAAAGTTTTGATTGTCTAGCCACACTCTCACATGCCACAAACATGCAGCACGGAGAATAAATGCTATATCAATTGCTCActaatttatagtttttgctaaatatatttgtcaaaataaattatgataaattttgaattttcttcgtatacaattatttttggatttttttaatCACGAgcaaatttatgattaatattaaacttttttctaagtgcacaTGTGTGTAATATGCCGGTGCGGCACGGGTGTGTTTGAGCCAACTCAAGTGGTTAAAcgtaaaacttttttaattagagTTGTTTGCGGGCAGCGCATTGTGCACACAATTTCTTTTCGATCGTCTTGGGCGAATAGTTTTGCTCCCGAGTCCGAAAATTTGATGCCGCTGGGCCGAAATACCCATAAAATCGACGGCATTTTGCTCGCGagccaaataaaattcatgAGCCCttgtaataaaaatgtcacagCGATGCAGGCAACAAAAGGCGGCCATCAAGTGGGCGGGGgtatttttgggttttgtggAAAACGATGGTTTTCCAAGGGAGCAGCTGTCAACGCCGTAGCTCGACAATCACAATGGCTTCCCTTGGAAAATTAAAGGACCGCGTCGGCGGGGAACGCATAAATTTCGCAGACATCTTTTGTGCCCGAGCagccaaaaattcaaattcaaattttcacagcagtttgcatttatttaattttactatTATCAGAATAAAAAGGCTTTGCGCCTGATTAGAGCTTGCCGCGCTCCAAAATGTGTTTTcccaaattaaatgaaaattaaatgacgCCCGGACGGCGTTTTTGAGCAAACCGTCATTGACACAACGTGCAAATCTAATTTGGATTTTGTCCTCAACCCGCCGGCCTCTCatcttttttataataatgAGAATGCTTCAGACCCTTGATGGGTGTCCAAGTACAggaacactcacacacacagagaagcACTTCCTGCAATGTGGAGCCACCCTAGGCCGTCAAATATCCGCAGGATGTGTCGTTGCTCCCGATTCAGCacggaaaaaaatacaatcatATGCtcaacaaaccaaaaataataaaacctatgaaaaaaaaaacgttttcaataatttatacataaaaataataacatagaactttaaatataacaaaagtATTTGCTTAATAGtcaattcaaaaatatgtaGTCCCTGCGGTTGAAAGAttggtttttcaattttgttcattgtcatttttgaattttttatttaaatggtttattattatttttcgctGTGTTTTCGACCGTCAATGCGATTTCGTCAACGCAATCAGCCGGAGAAACATCAGCGAAACAGCATCGCGACGCCGGcgaaaaacattttcctgtTGTTTCTGCCAATTTTGCGGCTGATGCTCTTTTTTCCGTCCGCACtcgccccctttttttcatCCTTCACAATTTCCCAGAGATGTCTGGCTTAAACATTCCGCACTCAATATACACTTTGCATTGTATAACATAGATGCCCATATCGCTGCTTTGCGTatcaatgaaaaaaaaaacggtctttattgcacattttccactgcgtacaacgtggcgtatacgcattATACAGCATACAACGTTCAGCAGATGGCAGTGGAATAGCTCCAAGGAGACCTTTGTTATGGGATATGTGTAATCAGCAATatccattttaaatttgatttttggtaaaaattataatcattCTTATAGCCCCAATGCTATTATATGAgattgaaaatggaaagcaaGTCTGAAAATCAGCTGTGATTTTGAGCCACTGTGCACCGTTGAAGACAAACATTTCTTTTGAGGCTCCGTCGTTTCGTGAGCTTCGACCGCTTTTCGTATTTCGGTCAGGTCACATTTATGTTGTATACATTAATTATGGCTATTTACTTTGTCCGCTTCGGCTCATGCCACTGCCAATTATGTGCACGAATTGCTTATTATTGGATGCATAAACACTCATACACATTCCTATACATATTCCTATGtatattaatatacatatatatgaagGCATAAAGACGAGTGTATGAAGGCGGCGAAACGGCAGGTTAAATGGTGGTCAAAGGGCCCATTCATTTCTGGCCTAAAAGGCCCATCAGCCACCTTTTCTAACAAGAAGAACGAGGAAAACGTTTtgggtaaacaaaaatatgtcaTGTTTACTCAGTGAGCAGTCCAAGTGAAacttgtttttggcttttacttattttttttatttgttttccctgTGCCTTGGccgttttgtttatatttttactacTGTGCTACTTTTTGGCAGTTGTTGTCATTTGTGTATGGTCCAGAATGATGGATGTTATTATAATGTCGACGAGTGGGCTTAGCAGGCGCCCGAAGTCCTGAGTGGTCTGACCCAAAAAATCATCTTCAATGACAGCTGAGGAGACCAATGGCCACAGAGCCCAGTAAGCTGCTTAAAAGttaaaacaatttcataaaaattaatgccCACTGCACAGCAATGTGCAAATGCGGAGTAGAACTGCGCTTTTCATTAAGTATTTACCAACTAAAAAGtgctgttttcatttttcttccCCTGGTAATTATACTAATTGGTATCATGGCACGGCGGGCGAAAAAGCTGAGCTGCAAGCATAATGCGATAATTTATATTCCCAGCCGGGGGAATCCTTTAAGCCACATGCCAGATGGCCACTACTCGCTTGCTCCTTTCCTCCTTGGTTATGCCAATGAGAGATAAGTCCCGGCTCAATTTGATTAAAACAAGATAGGGATTATCGTGGCAATAATAAGTGAATAATAAGTGTTGGTGCCGCTGTTCATTCGTCCTGCAGGATACAAGTCTTAGTTTAATAAACGTTCCTTTTCATTAACTAcactaattaaattcaaattaaatggaGTCAAAGGGTTATAACAACTTACGAGGCATGGTCATGTTTCTTAAAggaaacaatatatatatattattttacattaacTTCAGTCAAAGATTTATTACATCTTCAAAAGGTTGGGCCGTATTAAAAATTCCAATACCGAATTTATTGCGCAGGTTTTTAGTTAAATCATAAGTGGTTGAAGATTTACCAAATTCAGAAGAATCAGtatcatcaacatcatcaatTTGGGGCCAAtccaaaaagcagaaaagcatCAGGATAATGCAGAAGTGACAGAAAAGGACGATCACGGCAAAGAGTCCATCGGTGATATATAGCTCTGCGTATCGCCAACCGCTAATTAGTTGGGCATGGTACATGATAAACTGGGAAGCTAATAATTAAGGGAAGTACTAAATTCAGCAAATATTTCTTTACCATACACACTATAACCAAAACCAATACAGCGAAGGATATGAAAAATCCATCGTCCGAATCAATCATCATGAAGATCATAAGTAAATATATGCTATACAGCAATATCGGAACACTGACGATGAACAGCGAAGCCACATTAGCAGTTAAGTCGCAGGGAATAAAGGATCCAATCAGCACAAGGACGATCACCAAAATCGCAGTTATGGTAAAGTAAATCAGAAAGGTGAGCGCATGGCAGTAAGCAGCCAAGGTACAAACACCAATTACCATCAACTCTATCTGTAATCTGAAATATGGGCTACATTCTGGGCAAAATACTGCTGAAATAAACCTACAATGGAGCACATAAGCAGCCATCCCAGAATTGGAAAATATCGAACTTGTCGAATTAGCAGGaatatggccaaaagtggAGCTGAGATCAGCATGCAGGATACACTAATCCAGTacttggccaagaaaataTCTGTTAATGATTTACTAGGGGTTAAATACCGTTTAATGTGGCAAGTAAATAAAGATTCTAAACTCAACTCACTAGTAGCACACAAGTTCCCATTGAACCAAGGCCAGCAGTAGTATTACCACGACTAGGAGATACACCAAAActatgtatctgcatctggaGGATATCTGACTTTCAGACTGACCCTCAGACTGCAGCATACTTGGGCGTGGCAAATTCACTGGACGAGGTGGAACTGGAGGTGGTTTATGGTTAGCACCAGAACTAGACGACGCCATCCTGGGGCCACTTGTGAATGTGAATTAAAACGCCAAAAGAATATTTAGAGCGGAGAAAATGAGTTAAAACAGAAAAATCACAAAGGAAACCTGACACGCAAAgcatttgttgctgcagcttACAGCTCACCTAACTGCCACATGCGGTTTAAACATCTGGCTTTCTAAGGGGTAGTATCTGAAGGATTTCATTCCTTTTTCTTCTCATAACAATACCCCAAACTCCGGCAGATAACACACTCTAAGGGAATTTGCAAGCGTATCCAAATCAAATGATTACGGCAGCAACACATGACAGCCAAAAGGGAGTTCtttgtgtttctgttttttttcggGATGGGAATCCTTGTTGTACTCAGCTTGAATAGATTTCCCGAATGATAGATGGCTCGATTTTCAATGGCTAAGTCTTAAGGATTATGGCGCAGGTTGATTTATCTACTCATCTTCGAAGCTgatttaagtatatttttatcgCTGTTTTGTGAGTGCTCAACAATTTGCTACACCCGTAAATGAAGCTCATTTTCAAGTATCTTAAGTTACAGAGTATTTTTCCATGAAATGTCTTTCTTAAATGCCTCAATTTTTTATAGGATTCGTCTTaccttttggccagaaaaataCTTCTATGAATTCGCATGCTCTGCATTTGATATGTACTTCCTGATGTATTCTTAAAGATCCATTCAATACAGAATCAACAAGGATATAATGAGTATACGGCCTCGAAGGGTTTAAGCCAAGAATGACGAAAAAACGGGGACAGATGTGAGATCCCATAAATTCGTTCCAGTAAACATTTTGAATTGTTGAAAAGATTTGTTCAAAAACAAGATGGGCAAACACAAACTCCCACACATCGAGAGTtccaacatatatatatatatagatatgtatata
It contains:
- the LOC6737078 gene encoding uncharacterized protein LOC6737078 isoform X1 — encoded protein: MEPTCSSSVAELAKYSEDNVETDESKVVEHQEYAEALSMSGESRKRKRWTRRSCCTRQVLSTGAIFIALLLIIGAIYMHLRQKHHLGRLHINLKDRGQVEVLEEDFPMVTVAGVDAQTPTITKFQPPPTSSPEPSAKCLACMATTATDNIPAICRNRGRPEEPCGIYRISHVYWQDALRIIDPDDSLAQDYGRCVVDVQCAERIVRSYVQRYGGEDCNGDGRIECRDHVRLHMRGPGGCHRQEPLGSLAERRLENCLKYRGIT
- the LOC6737079 gene encoding uncharacterized protein LOC6737079 isoform X2 gives rise to the protein MRLHCDRIFSLDPGANPAAHSSALLLAFVFGIFLLFLFSLSMPLRKMSCVNWLITFIIVECVVVSLSVLIISSGVLYMLAGLLIVSLAFVFCTLIAALMAYDLTGTGLYLYVLATGTYSLSIYSLVLYVVLDVSWGFYLFAICIGCVVMMFLMYHVQCIMGGRRASTKLFDDKFAALLLFHEFIGLFVLTLYWRPIMHRLQLKQ
- the LOC6737079 gene encoding uncharacterized protein LOC6737079 isoform X1: MFEADITIWPFFHSESVDDRRRHIIRVILELCVFIVIGFFHWILVLTLLHDWFLDLVNKHSSALLLAFVFGIFLLFLFSLSMPLRKMSCVNWLITFIIVECVVVSLSVLIISSGVLYMLAGLLIVSLAFVFCTLIAALMAYDLTGTGLYLYVLATGTYSLSIYSLVLYVVLDVSWGFYLFAICIGCVVMMFLMYHVQCIMGGRRASTKLFDDKFAALLLFHEFIGLFVLTLYWRPIMHRLQLKQ
- the LOC6737080 gene encoding uncharacterized protein LOC6737080 isoform X3 yields the protein MASSSSGANHKPPPVPPRPVNLPRPSMLQSEGQSESQISSRCRYIVLVYLLVVVILLLALVQWELVCYYKSLTDIFLAKYWISVSCMLISAPLLAIFLLIRQVRYFPILGWLLMCSIIELMVIGVCTLAAYCHALTFLIYFTITAILVIVLVLIGSFIPCDLTANVASLFIVSVPILLYSIYLLMIFMMIDSDDGFFISFAVLVLVIVCMFIMYHAQLISGWRYAELYITDGLFAVIVLFCHFCIILMLFCFLDWPQIDDVDDTDSSEFAYWALWPLVSSAVIEDDFLGQTTQDFGRLLSPLVDIIITSIILDHTQMTTTAKK
- the LOC6737080 gene encoding uncharacterized protein LOC6737080 isoform X1, yielding MASSSSGANHKPPPVPPRPVNLPRPSMLQSEGQSESQISSRCRYIVLVYLLVVVILLLALVQWELVCYYKSLTDIFLAKYWISVSCMLISAPLLAIFLLIRQVRYFPILGWLLMCSIIELMVIGVCTLAAYCHALTFLIYFTITAILVIVLVLIGSFIPCDLTANVASLFIVSVPILLYSIYLLMIFMMIDSDDGFFISFAVLVLVIVCMRLAIRRAIYHRWTLCRDRPFLSLLHYPDAFLLFGLAPN
- the LOC6737080 gene encoding uncharacterized protein LOC6737080 isoform X2, with the translated sequence MASSSSGANHKPPPVPPRPVNLPRPSMLQSEGQSESQISSRCRYIVLVYLLVVVILLLALVQWELVCYYKSLTDIFLAKYWISVSCMLISAPLLAIFLLIRQVRYFPILGWLLMCSIIELMVIGVCTLAAYCHALTFLIYFTITAILVIVLVLIGSFIPCDLTANVASLFIVSVPILLYSIYLLMIFMMIDSDDGFFISFAVLVLVIVCMLPSLSCTMPN